One window of Pieris napi chromosome 14, ilPieNapi1.2, whole genome shotgun sequence genomic DNA carries:
- the LOC125055838 gene encoding larval cuticle protein LCP-30-like, translating to MKCIVALVLVAVISCASGDDGKYHPEKYGNEGFYKPTTDGRYYDLNRYNNYYGRNVYNAAYNPFYYNSLKPYQELVAPFVKSDIPQVVVTARPPIVTSTAVPVIPSAVKYVPLYANHHYLDGRSARIITQDSDSSANGYRYSFQTENGIAAEETGSVATANEGNKVRGFYEYVGDDGLTYRVDYTADENGFHPTGAHLP from the exons ATGAAGTGTATAGTG GCATTAGTTCTCGTAGCTGTGATTAGTTGCGCGTCAGGCGACGACGGTAAATACCACCCAGAGAAGTATGGGAATGAGGGATTTTACAAGCCGACCACTGACGGTCGCTACTATGACCTCAATCGATACAACAATTACTACGGAAGGAACGTCTACAATGCAGCTTACAACCCATTCTACTACAACTCATTGAAGCCCTACCAGGAACTTGTTGCGCCCTTCGTTAAGAG CGACATCCCGCAAGTTGTAGTAACAGCCCGACCTCCAATTGTCACAAGTACCGCAGTACCTGTAATTCCATCGGCTGTCAAGTATGTGCCCCTATACGCCAACCACCATTACTTGGATGGACGAAGTGCTAGAATAATTACCCAGGACAGCGACTCAAGCGCTAACGGATATCGCTACAGTTTCCAAACGGAAAATGGTATAGCCGCTGAGGAAACTGGTAGTGTTGCGACAGCCAACGAAGGAAATAAGGTCCGTGGATTTTACGAATATGTCGGAGACGATGGCTTGACCTATCGTGTCGATTACACAGCTGACGAAAATGGCTTCCATCCCACTGGAGCTCATTTACcttga